The Naumovozyma dairenensis CBS 421 chromosome 1, complete genome genomic interval GGTTCATcaacattttttatttcaatcATAAGTCATGCAATGTTGTTTAAATCAAACACAGAAAAATTTGTTCCGAGCCGTTTGCAATTCAACGTTTAATTCAATGTCTGAATAAAGTTACTTTTTGGGATGACTTTGATTCGTTTTTCATAATGATAGATCGTTTCATATCATCCATATTTCACGATTATTTGTTCGTTTTTTGAATCATATTTCTCATCTGACTGATAATTTTATGCATTATTTCTCTACATACTACCCATTTTGTCTTATATCTTAGTGTGTTGGCTTCTCTCTTAATGATTGATATGTTAAACTACTAATAGCAGACCCTCTTCATTTCAATACTACCTACGTAAGCGGCTCTCTCACAGTGTCCCAACTTCGGTTCAGCAGGAGGTCTGTCTACCGACGCCCGTCGACATTGGGGTGGGCGATATTAGTCTTCTTGGCGGAAACAGCTGAGAGTTTCCTATCAAGGGTTTCTTTCGTGGGCCGGAGAATCTTCCCGGTTGAGTCACGCACCAAGGTACCTAGAAAGATTATCATTAGAGAACAAGAGATGACTGGGTGCTAATTCTTTTTACCCTTTTAAAAATGATTGGGTGTTAACGGTCCTAAAAGTCTGTGcttttgttttcattttttttttcgcgttctttgttttcatttCCAGATAATGAACGCGTAAAGTTTCGTGATCGCTCTGAAAAAAAGTATACTACCTTATTAcctttgtttgtttgttgcTTTGCTTTCTAAACATGTTGATAGCTTCTTGATTAATCTAACTCCCCTCGTTTCCTCATAGGTAATAGAATTCTTCTTGCAAATAAAGCTTAAGGTCATATACACGATCTcttgataaaaaaaaacaaggCAAATATATTCCCTCCACTGTTCGATCCCTTTGACAgattatattgaaaaacaaagaaacGAAAAGATATGTCCAACCATACGTTTCCTCCATCTTCTCCTCTGGCATCGCAGAGATCTTTCCCCATAGATGCAGCTGATGCATCAATTGACTCCAATGATTCCACTTTTTCAGAACTAGTAAATGATTCTCCGATCACTTCAAACAATTTGAGAGCAGTTACTCTAGGCAAAGTTGGAAACGTCTTAAGACATCACCACAAGGAAGATTATCCTTCTCCATTACCATCATCTAGTACTGGAAGATATTCTTCACCGACCAGAGCACCAACTTCATACCATTCTACTATTCAACGTTCTGAAGTCTTAAATTTCTCCTCGAAGCCAACAAGAAATCCTCATAAACAACCACTATTAGAAGATTTCCCAATATATAAACCACCAAAGACAAAACCGATTGATTTGGAACTACAGTCAAATAATGCccaaacaataataattggTCGTCAATCGACGTCATGTGACGTCACACTAccaaaattgaaacatatttcaagaaaacaTGCTTCCatttcatatatttcaagTAGCAATCAAGTAAGATTAGAATGTCTTGGTTCAAATGGTTTAGTTGTCTTATTGCCATTTAAATTATCTGGTCATTTGGTTAGACGTATTAAGGAAATGAATACTTTTGAAATCTCATCATTTTacgaagatgatgaattagtTAATTCACAAGAcaaaattttattgaaagataaGGAGTTGACCTCATTCGTCTTATTAAAGGGTGAAACTGTCTTAATCCCATTTATTAACGGAACAACCATTGATTTCAGAGATTCTGAAGTTATCCTTCACATGAAACAATTGTCTGAAACTACAACATATTCTGGAATCTCAGACTTAAACGAAGGTGTCACAATTAGTGATGACAACGATAACGCCATTGTCAATAACTCTAACCATGTTTCAGCGAATAGTTCTGTCTTTGGACCTGAACAATCAATAGAAGCCTCAACACCAATCCGTATAGGGGTAACTCCTCATTCATCCTTTACAGTTCAAACTCCAGCAACTCCTCAGAAGATCCAAAAGCACATAAGCATACATAATCCAAAGAATACAGTTGACATTACCCCTACTGACAATAGAGATCCGTCCATTTCTATTCTAAAGCGTCCATTAGAACAATTGTCGTTAGAAAATGATCATCAACAAACATCTGATGATCAAAACGGAAAGCTAGTATCAAATGGTCACAAGAAAGTCAAGTTACCTGTAGATACTTATGAACAGACAGAcgaagaaatattaaaatcttTAGAACAAAGAGGAGTTGATTATAAGTCTTTGCAACACGTTTTAGCTAATCATTTGGCATTTGCAAATATTCAACAAACCCCATTACATCAATTGAAGCAAGTCAATTCGAAAACTAATGcattaaaaagaaaagaattacGTGCTCTATTGAAATCTGTGAAATGTATCGGCGTAATTTAT includes:
- the NDAI0A00590 gene encoding FHA domain-containing protein (similar to Saccharomyces cerevisiae PLM2 (YDR501W) and TOS4 (YLR183C); ancestral locus Anc_1.61) translates to MSNHTFPPSSPLASQRSFPIDAADASIDSNDSTFSELVNDSPITSNNLRAVTLGKVGNVLRHHHKEDYPSPLPSSSTGRYSSPTRAPTSYHSTIQRSEVLNFSSKPTRNPHKQPLLEDFPIYKPPKTKPIDLELQSNNAQTIIIGRQSTSCDVTLPKLKHISRKHASISYISSSNQVRLECLGSNGLVVLLPFKLSGHLVRRIKEMNTFEISSFYEDDELVNSQDKILLKDKELTSFVLLKGETVLIPFINGTTIDFRDSEVILHMKQLSETTTYSGISDLNEGVTISDDNDNAIVNNSNHVSANSSVFGPEQSIEASTPIRIGVTPHSSFTVQTPATPQKIQKHISIHNPKNTVDITPTDNRDPSISILKRPLEQLSLENDHQQTSDDQNGKLVSNGHKKVKLPVDTYEQTDEEILKSLEQRGVDYKSLQHVLANHLAFANIQQTPLHQLKQVNSKTNALKRKELRALLKSVKCIGVIYRHGKDAAGKPLDEEYYYDLENDDDQDRRNLVTSLKGGRTGLRSCRKTHKQYFWKKPTK